A single genomic interval of Canis lupus dingo isolate Sandy chromosome 6, ASM325472v2, whole genome shotgun sequence harbors:
- the PRM2 gene encoding protamine-2 has translation MVRCRGRSPSEHPQHGHEQQRQCQEQEEEQAVNPEDIPTAEGRTNKDYHYRHRHCSRRRRYRVHRRRRRSCRRRRRRACRHRRHHRGSRRVRRRRYRRCH, from the exons ATGGTCCGATGCCGCGGGAGGAGTCCCAGCGAACATCCACAGCATGGGCATGAGCAGCAGCGACAGtgccaggagcaggaggaggagcaggctgtGAACCCCGAGGACATCCCCACGGCCGAAGGAAGGACCAACAAAGACTATCACTACAGACACAGGCACTGCTCCCGGAGGCGACGGTACAGGGTCCACCGGAGGCGGCGACGCTCCTGCCGGAGGCGCCGCAGACGGGCCTGCAGGCACAGGAGACATCACCGAG GCTCCAGAAGGGTCAGGAGGAGGAGATACAGGAGGTGCCACTAA
- the PRM3 gene encoding protamine-3: MSAPCLLSSRPTTPPTVAFPPSLERQPELAMGSHCAKLGTGHSRGHESSMKKLMACVSQDNFSLSSEGEEEEEGEEEEEEEEEEEELPVQGKLLLMEAERQEEEGAEEDPVAQQSPEPKQTHS, from the coding sequence ATGTCAGCGCCCTGCCTACTGTCCTCACGGCCCACCACTCCCCCCACAGTGGCCTTCCCTCCCAGTCTGGAGAGGCAGCCAGAGCTGGCGATGGGTTCCCATTGTGCCAAGCTCGGCACAGGCCACAGCCGGGGCCACGAATCCTCCATGAAGAAGCTCATGGCCTGCGTGAGTCAGGATAACTTCTCCTTGTCGTCAGAAggcgaggaagaggaggagggagaggaggaggaggaggaggaggaggaagaggaggagctcCCGGTGCAGGGCAAGCTGCTGCTGATGGAGGccgagaggcaggaggaggagggcgccGAGGAAGACCCCGTGGCCCAGCAGAGCCCCGAGCCCAAGCAGACGCACTCCTGA